Proteins encoded together in one Benincasa hispida cultivar B227 chromosome 1, ASM972705v1, whole genome shotgun sequence window:
- the LOC120077539 gene encoding LOW QUALITY PROTEIN: mitochondrial phosphate carrier protein 2, mitochondrial-like (The sequence of the model RefSeq protein was modified relative to this genomic sequence to represent the inferred CDS: inserted 1 base in 1 codon), protein MGWTPTTELWFFVKMALSLIAQGACKYGIYEFLKKYYWDIVGPECATKYKTLIYLAGSASAEAIADVALFPFEAVKVKVQTQPGFTRSHAKESKLKALHLRDTMMKFATFENLVEVMYKHKHVIPKPKKECXLGVSFAGGYIAGFSCAMLSHPADNLVFFLNNAKGSSVGEAVQKLGLWGLFTGGLPLRIVMIGTLTASRWATYDAF, encoded by the exons ATGGGTTGGACACCCACAACAGAGCTATGGTTCTTTGTGAAAATGGCTCTATCCTTAAT TGCTCAGGGTGCTTGCAAGTATGGTATCTATGAATTCCTTAAGAAATACTATTGGGATATAGTCGGTCCTGAGTGTGCAACAAAGTACAAGACATTGATCTATCTTGCTGGTTCTGCATCTGCTGAAGCGATTGCAGATGTTGCACTTTTCCCCTTTGAAGCTGTCAAAGTTAAAGTTCAGACACAGCCAGGTTTTACCAGATCCCAT GCAAAAGAAAGTAAATTAAAAGCATTACATTTGAGAGATACAATGATGAAGTTTGCAACATTTGAGAACCTGGTGGAAGTCATGTACAAGCACAAGCATGTCATCCCGAAGCCAAAGAAGGAAT AGCTGGGCGTCAGTTTTGCTGGTGGATATATTGCCGGTTTTTCTTGTGCTATGCTTTCTCATCCTGCGGATAATCTTGTCTTCTTTCTCAATAATGCTAAAGGGTCTAGCGTTGGTGAG GCAGTTCAAAAGCTTGGATTATGGGGTCTCTTCACAGGAGGGCTGCCTCTACGCATAGTGATGATTGGAACACTCACTGCTTCTCGGTGGGCTACCTATGATGCATTCTAA